In the genome of Siniperca chuatsi isolate FFG_IHB_CAS linkage group LG17, ASM2008510v1, whole genome shotgun sequence, one region contains:
- the vps45 gene encoding vacuolar protein sorting-associated protein 45 isoform X3, with the protein MNVTLAVKQYISKMIENSGPGMKVLLMDRETTSIVSVVYTQSEILQREVYLFERIDSQNRDNMKHLKAICFLRPTKENVEHLIQELRRPKYSVYFIYFSNVISKSEIKALAEADEQEVVAEVQEFYGDFIAVNPHVFSLNLQGVARGRSWESSMLSRCTQGLTSVLLALKKCPMIRYQLSSDMSKRLAESVKQIITKEYELFDFRKTEVPPLLLILDRSDDAITPLLNQWTYQAMVHELLGLNNNRIDLSRVPGISKDLREVVLSAENDEFYANNLYLNFGEIGTNIKNLMEDFQKKRPKGQQKLESITDMKAFVDNYPQFKKMSGTVSKHVTVVGELSRLVSERLLMEVSEVEQELACQNDHSNAQQSVRRLLQNPRLSELDAVRLVMLYALRYERHSSSILPALMDELSRRGVSERHRRMVKSVVEYGGKRVRGSDLITPTDAVAITKQFFKGLSLKVHPVV; encoded by the exons ACCAGTATAGTGAGTGTGGTGTACACTCAGTCAGAGATCCTGCAGAGGGAGGTTTACCTGTTTGAACGGATCGACTCTCAGAACAGAGACAACATGAAACACCTGAAGGCCATCTGCTTCCTCAGACCCACCAAG gAGAACGTGGAGCATCTGATCCAGGAGCTGAGGAGACCAAAGTACAGCGTCTACTTCATCT acttCAGTAATGTGATCAGTAAGAGTGAGATCAAAGCTCTGGCTGAGGCTGATGAACAGGaagtggtggctgaagtccag gagTTTTATGGAGATTTCATCGCTGTGAACCCTCACGTGTTCTCCCTCAACCTGCAGGGAGTTGCCCGG ggtcGCAGCTGGGAGTCCTCCATGTTGTCCCGGTGTACTCAGGGTTTGACCTCCGTCCTGCTCGCTCTGAAGAAATGTCCAATGATCCGCTACCAGCTGTCCTCCGACATGTCCAAACGGCTCGCCGAGAGCGTCAAG CAAATCATCACGAAGGAGTACGAGCTGTTTGACTTCAGGAAGACCGAagttcctcctctgctgctgatcCTCGACCGCAGCGACGACGCCATCACGCCTCTGCTCAACCAG TGGACGTACCAGGCGATGGTCCACGAGCTGCTGGGTCTCAACAACAACCGGATCGACCTGTCCAGGGTGCCGGGGATCAGCAAAGACCTGAGGGAGGTGGTTCTGTCTGCGGAGAACGACGAGTTCTACGCTAAC aacCTGTACCTGAACTTCGGGGAAATCGGCACCAACATTAAAAACCTGATGGAAGATTTCCAGAAGAAAAGACCGAAAGGACAACAGAAGCTGGAGTCCATCACTGACATGAAG gcgTTCGTAGATAACTACCCTCAGTTTAAGAAGATGTCGGGCACCGTGTCCAAACATGTGACGGTGGTGGGGGAGCTGTCTCGGTTGGTGTCGGAGCGTCTGCTGATGGAGGTGTCAGAGGTGGAGCAGGAGCTGGCCTGTCAGAACGACCACTCCAACGCTCAGCAG agCGTTCGTCGGCTGCTGCAGAATCCTCGTCTGTCCGAGTTGGACGCCGTCCGTCTCGTGATGCTCTACGCTCTGAGATACGAacgccacagcagcagcatcctcCCGGCTCTGATGGACGAGCTGAGCAGGAGAGGAGTGTCCGAACGACACCGCAGG ATGGTGAAGTCAGTGGTGGAGTACGGAGGGAAGAGAGTCAGAGGAAGTGACCTCATCACGCCGACAGACGCCGTCGCCATCACCAAACAGTTCTTCAAAGGCCTCtc GTTGAAAGTCCATCCAGTTGTTTAA